Proteins co-encoded in one Paraburkholderia terrae genomic window:
- a CDS encoding AAA family ATPase, whose translation MTHLVFICGHAGTGKTTLAKQLIGPLMRATGQAFCLLDKDTLYGVYSAAAIGALTGDPNDRDSPLFLQHFRDPEYRGLFDTAAENLRLGIGVIAVGPLSREVRERKLFDHAWLGVPRDVNISVVWVSTEEETARKRIAARGNPNDAYKLAHWDEYRQRRFVPTGDAQDGLLMFDNTAPASADYEALLARIVQTPQPPGVLLPPMPV comes from the coding sequence GTGACGCACCTGGTTTTTATCTGTGGCCATGCGGGCACCGGCAAGACGACGCTCGCCAAACAGCTGATCGGCCCATTGATGAGGGCAACCGGCCAGGCCTTCTGCCTGCTCGACAAGGACACGCTATACGGCGTCTACAGCGCGGCCGCGATCGGTGCGCTGACGGGCGATCCGAACGATCGCGACAGCCCGCTCTTCCTTCAGCACTTTCGCGACCCGGAGTACCGGGGGCTGTTCGACACGGCCGCCGAGAACCTCCGGCTCGGCATCGGCGTGATCGCCGTCGGCCCGCTGTCGCGCGAAGTGCGCGAGCGCAAGCTGTTCGATCACGCGTGGCTCGGCGTGCCGAGGGATGTGAACATCAGCGTCGTGTGGGTATCGACAGAGGAAGAAACGGCGCGCAAGCGGATCGCCGCGCGCGGCAATCCCAACGACGCCTACAAGCTCGCGCATTGGGATGAATACCGGCAGCGCCGCTTCGTGCCGACGGGCGACGCGCAAGACGGCCTTCTGATGTTCGACAACACGGCACCCGCATCTGCCGATTACGAAGCGCTGCTCGCGCGGATCGTGCAAACGCCGCAGCCGCCCGGCGTGTTGCTACCGCCGATGCCTGTGTAA
- a CDS encoding FitA-like ribbon-helix-helix domain-containing protein: MANLLVRNLDDALVQNLREQAAAHGRSVEAEHREILAQALFQPKKLSFAELLMSMPDVGDDADFERRNDVTDDSGGPGVFG, encoded by the coding sequence ATGGCAAATCTTTTGGTCCGAAATCTGGACGATGCGTTGGTGCAGAACCTGCGTGAGCAGGCCGCGGCTCACGGGCGCAGCGTCGAAGCAGAGCATCGGGAAATCCTGGCGCAGGCGCTCTTTCAGCCCAAGAAGCTCAGCTTTGCGGAATTGCTGATGAGCATGCCCGACGTCGGCGACGACGCCGACTTCGAGCGCCGCAATGACGTCACTGACGATAGCGGGGGACCGGGTGTATTTGGTTGA
- a CDS encoding type II toxin-antitoxin system VapC family toxin: protein MYLVDTNVISEMRKSSRANPGVQAFFETAKKGGHRLYLSVVTVGELRRGVDLIRHRGDKFQALRLEGWLDTIMSSFSSQILNVGTDVAQTWGHLRVPDPEHSLDKLIAATALIYNLTVVTRNVADFDGTGARVLNPFQLLDA, encoded by the coding sequence GTGTATTTGGTTGATACCAATGTAATCAGCGAAATGCGCAAGAGCAGCCGCGCCAATCCAGGCGTGCAGGCTTTTTTCGAAACGGCGAAGAAAGGCGGGCATCGCCTGTATCTGTCGGTGGTGACGGTCGGCGAGTTGCGGCGCGGCGTCGACCTGATCCGGCATCGGGGCGACAAGTTCCAGGCGTTGCGCCTGGAAGGCTGGCTCGACACGATCATGAGTTCGTTCAGCAGCCAGATCCTGAATGTCGGCACCGACGTCGCGCAGACGTGGGGCCATCTGCGCGTGCCGGACCCCGAGCACTCGCTGGACAAGCTGATCGCGGCGACGGCCCTGATCTACAACCTGACTGTCGTGACGCGCAACGTGGCAGACTTCGATGGCACGGGCGCACGGGTGCTGAATCCGTTCCAGCTTCTTGACGCATGA
- the corA gene encoding magnesium/cobalt transporter CorA: protein MLINCAAYQDGRKLADIEIDDISVYVAKPECFVWVALKDPGPGELEVMKHEFGLHELAVEDVRHGHQRPKIEEYGDSLFAVMHTIETDDDGEFVIGEVDVFVGSNYVLSVRRGTRHGFQEVRARCEREPQLLKEGAAFVLYALADNVVDRYFPILEAIGTEIEEIEDRIFDKHDLASSRAIIEDLYSLKRRLVMLQHHIAPLLEGISKLTGGRIPAICVGMQAYFRDVYDHLDRSVRTIEGRREMIVTAIQVNLGMISLAENEVTKRLGSFAALFAVPTMIAGIYGMNFQEIPELHFKYGYPICLLVMLLIDFGLYRGFKKANWL from the coding sequence ATGCTGATCAACTGCGCCGCGTACCAGGACGGCCGCAAACTGGCCGACATCGAAATCGACGACATCAGCGTCTATGTCGCCAAACCCGAATGCTTCGTGTGGGTCGCTCTGAAAGATCCCGGCCCCGGCGAACTCGAAGTGATGAAGCACGAATTCGGACTGCACGAACTGGCCGTCGAGGACGTGCGCCATGGTCATCAGCGTCCGAAGATCGAGGAGTACGGCGACTCGCTGTTCGCCGTCATGCACACCATCGAAACCGACGACGACGGTGAATTCGTGATCGGCGAAGTCGATGTATTCGTCGGCTCGAACTATGTGCTGTCGGTGCGGCGCGGCACGCGTCACGGGTTTCAGGAGGTCCGCGCGCGTTGCGAGCGCGAGCCGCAACTGTTGAAGGAAGGGGCGGCGTTCGTGCTGTACGCGCTTGCCGACAACGTGGTCGACCGGTACTTCCCGATTCTCGAAGCAATCGGCACCGAGATCGAGGAAATCGAAGACCGCATCTTCGACAAGCACGATCTGGCCTCGTCCCGCGCGATCATCGAAGACCTGTACTCGTTGAAGCGCCGTCTCGTGATGCTGCAGCATCACATCGCGCCATTGCTCGAAGGCATCAGCAAGTTGACGGGCGGGCGCATTCCCGCCATCTGCGTCGGCATGCAGGCGTACTTCCGCGATGTGTACGATCATCTGGACCGCAGCGTGCGGACCATCGAAGGCCGCCGCGAAATGATCGTCACGGCCATCCAGGTCAACCTCGGCATGATCTCGCTGGCGGAGAACGAGGTGACCAAGCGGCTCGGCTCGTTTGCCGCGCTGTTTGCCGTGCCGACCATGATTGCCGGCATCTACGGGATGAACTTCCAGGAGATTCCCGAACTGCATTTCAAGTACGGGTATCCCATCTGCCTGCTCGTGATGCTGTTGATCGACTTCGGGCTGTACCGCGGCTTCAAGAAGGCGAACTGGCTTTGA
- a CDS encoding LysE family translocator, whose amino-acid sequence MLGISQFPLFLVAVTVLNLTPGPDIAYVAGQSIAQGRRAGMLSALGVAFGGCMHTVACALGITALLAASPGAFNAIKWIGAAYLMYLGLRMLWPTAAAVVKGEAAPGAPRLSRGTLLFRGFVTNASNPKVLLFYIAFFPQFVSADSPHKTLAFLVLGAVFVTLGLFNDCVIAWLASTAARAVNSRPSVRRWIDRVIGAGFIGLGVRLALTKR is encoded by the coding sequence ATGTTGGGTATCAGCCAGTTCCCGCTGTTTCTCGTCGCCGTCACGGTACTCAATCTGACGCCCGGGCCGGACATCGCGTATGTCGCTGGCCAGAGCATCGCCCAGGGACGGCGCGCGGGCATGCTTTCCGCGCTGGGTGTCGCGTTCGGCGGCTGCATGCATACCGTCGCGTGCGCGCTCGGCATCACGGCGCTGCTGGCGGCGTCGCCGGGCGCTTTCAATGCGATCAAGTGGATCGGCGCCGCATATCTGATGTATCTCGGCTTGCGGATGCTGTGGCCCACGGCGGCCGCCGTGGTCAAGGGCGAAGCGGCACCGGGCGCGCCGCGTCTGTCGCGCGGCACGCTGCTGTTTCGCGGCTTCGTGACCAACGCGTCGAACCCGAAGGTGCTGCTGTTCTATATCGCGTTCTTCCCGCAATTCGTCAGCGCCGACAGCCCGCACAAGACGCTCGCGTTTCTCGTGCTGGGCGCCGTGTTCGTGACGCTCGGGCTTTTCAACGACTGCGTGATCGCGTGGCTCGCCTCGACGGCAGCGCGCGCCGTGAACTCGCGGCCTTCCGTGCGGCGGTGGATCGACCGGGTGATCGGCGCGGGCTTTATCGGCCTGGGTGTGCGGCTCGCATTGACGAAGCGCTGA
- a CDS encoding sugar ABC transporter substrate-binding protein, with amino-acid sequence MNQRIRRRVLTTAVVLTAAAAMPFSSAWAQAAKKPKVALVMKSLANEFFLTMETGAKDYQKHNANQFDLITNGIKDETDTANQIRIVEQMIVSKVDAIVLAPADSKALVPVVKKAVDAGIIVVNIDNKLDPDVLKSKDLNVPFVGPDNAKGAEKVGDYLAKKLKSGDEVGIIEGVSTTTNAQQRTAGFKTAMQKVGAKIDSVQSGEWEIDKGNAIASSMLNAYPNIKALLCGNDNMAIGAVSAVRAAGKQGKVYVVGYDNINAIKPMLKDGRVLATADQYAAKQAVFGIDVALKAISEHKKQSDLSGVVETPVDLVTK; translated from the coding sequence ATGAACCAACGCATTCGCCGCCGCGTTTTGACCACCGCCGTCGTGCTCACGGCAGCCGCCGCGATGCCGTTCTCGTCGGCGTGGGCCCAGGCCGCGAAGAAACCCAAAGTCGCGCTCGTGATGAAGTCGCTCGCCAATGAGTTCTTCCTCACGATGGAAACGGGCGCGAAGGACTACCAGAAGCACAACGCCAACCAGTTCGACCTGATCACGAACGGCATCAAGGATGAGACCGACACGGCGAACCAGATCCGTATCGTCGAGCAGATGATCGTCTCGAAGGTCGATGCGATCGTGCTCGCGCCGGCCGATTCGAAGGCGCTCGTGCCCGTGGTCAAGAAGGCGGTGGACGCCGGCATCATCGTCGTGAACATCGACAACAAACTCGATCCCGACGTGCTCAAATCGAAAGATCTGAACGTGCCGTTCGTCGGCCCGGACAACGCGAAGGGCGCCGAGAAGGTGGGCGACTATCTGGCCAAGAAGTTGAAGTCGGGCGACGAGGTCGGCATCATCGAAGGCGTGTCGACCACGACCAACGCGCAGCAACGCACGGCGGGCTTCAAGACGGCGATGCAGAAGGTCGGCGCGAAGATCGACTCGGTGCAATCGGGCGAATGGGAAATCGACAAGGGCAATGCAATCGCTTCGTCGATGCTCAATGCATATCCGAACATCAAGGCGCTGCTGTGCGGTAACGACAACATGGCGATCGGCGCGGTGTCGGCCGTGCGCGCGGCGGGCAAGCAGGGCAAGGTCTATGTGGTCGGCTACGACAACATCAACGCGATCAAGCCGATGCTGAAGGATGGCCGCGTGCTCGCCACGGCAGACCAGTACGCCGCCAAGCAGGCCGTGTTCGGCATCGACGTCGCGCTCAAGGCGATCTCCGAGCACAAGAAGCAGTCGGATCTGTCGGGCGTCGTCGAAACGCCTGTGGATCTCGTCACGAAGTAA
- a CDS encoding sugar ABC transporter ATP-binding protein yields the protein MASTDQQTLPAVLSVKGIGKTYVEPVLADVSLALHAGEALALTGENGAGKSTLSKIVGGLVDPTTGTMQLEGKPYAPASRTEAEALGIRMVMQELNLLPTLSVAENLFLNRLPRNGFGWIDRGKLREDARAAMAQVGLEAIDPDTLVGELGIGHQQMVEIARNLIGDCRVLILDEPTAMLTAREVDLLFEQIDALKARGVALVYISHRLEELARVAERIAVLRDGKLVRVDAMANLTSDQIVTLMVGREIGERIDLGVRNIGATLLKVERMSRAPVVRDVSFEVKAGEIFGVSGLIGAGRTELMRLIYGADQKDGGTVSLAAAPGAAPTPVRIDAPADAVKHGIALITEDRKGEGLLLPQPIAANVSLGNLRSVARHGIVDAKRENALAKKQIDAMRIRTSGPAQPVGELSGGNQQKVVIGRWLARDCRVLLFDEPTRGIDVGAKFDIYGLMGALARDGRALVVVSSDLRELMLICDRIGVMSAGRMTGVFKRDEWTQDALLAAAFAGYRNREALLHTHDTDEGETQS from the coding sequence ATGGCATCAACCGACCAACAAACATTGCCTGCCGTGCTGTCCGTGAAGGGCATAGGCAAGACTTACGTCGAGCCTGTGCTGGCCGATGTCTCGCTGGCGTTGCACGCCGGGGAGGCGCTCGCGCTGACGGGCGAGAACGGCGCGGGCAAGAGCACGCTGTCGAAGATCGTCGGCGGGCTGGTCGACCCGACGACGGGCACGATGCAGCTGGAAGGCAAACCGTATGCGCCTGCGAGCCGTACGGAAGCGGAAGCGCTCGGCATCCGGATGGTGATGCAGGAACTGAATCTGCTGCCAACCTTGTCGGTCGCGGAGAACCTGTTTCTGAACCGTCTCCCGCGCAACGGTTTTGGCTGGATCGATCGCGGCAAGCTGCGCGAGGATGCGCGCGCGGCGATGGCGCAAGTCGGGCTGGAGGCGATCGACCCGGACACGCTGGTCGGCGAGCTGGGCATCGGCCATCAGCAGATGGTGGAGATCGCGCGCAACCTGATCGGCGATTGCCGCGTGCTGATTCTGGATGAGCCGACGGCGATGCTGACGGCGCGCGAAGTCGACCTGCTGTTCGAGCAGATCGACGCGCTGAAGGCACGCGGCGTCGCGCTCGTCTATATCTCGCACCGGCTCGAAGAACTGGCGCGCGTGGCCGAGCGGATCGCCGTGCTACGTGACGGCAAGCTTGTGCGTGTCGACGCCATGGCGAACCTGACGAGCGACCAGATCGTCACGCTGATGGTTGGGCGGGAGATCGGCGAGCGGATCGATCTGGGCGTGCGCAACATCGGCGCGACGCTGTTGAAGGTCGAACGGATGAGCCGCGCGCCCGTGGTGCGCGACGTGTCGTTCGAGGTGAAGGCGGGCGAGATTTTCGGGGTCAGCGGACTGATCGGCGCGGGACGCACGGAACTGATGCGGCTCATCTACGGCGCCGACCAGAAGGATGGCGGCACGGTATCGCTGGCGGCTGCGCCAGGTGCTGCGCCCACTCCCGTGCGGATCGACGCGCCCGCCGACGCCGTGAAGCACGGCATCGCGCTGATCACGGAAGACCGCAAGGGCGAAGGCCTGTTGCTGCCGCAGCCGATCGCGGCGAACGTTTCGTTGGGCAATCTGCGCAGCGTCGCGCGGCATGGCATCGTCGATGCGAAGCGCGAGAATGCGCTGGCGAAGAAACAGATCGACGCGATGCGCATCCGCACGTCGGGGCCGGCGCAGCCGGTCGGCGAGCTGTCGGGCGGCAACCAGCAGAAAGTGGTGATTGGCCGCTGGCTCGCGCGCGATTGCAGGGTATTGCTATTCGACGAACCGACGCGCGGCATCGATGTCGGCGCGAAGTTCGATATTTATGGATTGATGGGCGCGCTGGCTCGGGATGGGCGCGCGCTGGTGGTCGTGTCGAGCGACCTGCGTGAACTGATGCTGATCTGCGACCGGATCGGCGTGATGTCGGCGGGACGCATGACGGGTGTGTTCAAACGGGACGAGTGGACCCAGGACGCGCTGCTCGCGGCGGCATTCGCGGGCTATCGCAATCGCGAGGCGCTGCTGCACACGCACGACACCGACGAGGGAGAAACTCAGTCATGA
- a CDS encoding ABC transporter permease, translated as MNDQRVTDKDSTRSAGTGTSAPAADPSAPLASGKPAGTRLGFSNYLGLMGALIAMIALFSVLSSHFLTYETFVTIANQIPDLVVMSVGMTFVLIIAGIDLSVGSVLALGASVVSVAALKWQLGPFAAAVLGLAAAALTGTVTGAVTVGWRIPSFIVSLGVLEAARGLAYQMTNSRTAYIGDAFDFLSNPIAVGISPAFLIAVAVMIIAQLVLTRTVFGRYLVGIGTNEEAVRLAGVNPKPYKVIVFALMGALSGLAALFQISRLEAADPNAGAGVELQVIAAVVIGGTSLMGGRGSVISTFFGVLIISVLAAGLAQIGANEPTKRIITGAVIVVAVVLDTYRSRRKRS; from the coding sequence ATGAACGACCAACGGGTCACGGACAAGGATTCGACGAGGAGCGCCGGCACCGGTACGTCGGCGCCCGCCGCCGATCCGTCGGCGCCGCTCGCAAGCGGCAAGCCGGCGGGCACGCGTCTGGGCTTTTCGAACTATCTTGGCCTGATGGGCGCGCTGATCGCGATGATCGCGCTGTTCTCGGTGCTGAGTTCGCATTTCCTGACCTACGAGACCTTCGTCACGATCGCGAACCAGATTCCCGATCTGGTCGTCATGTCGGTGGGGATGACCTTCGTGCTGATCATCGCGGGCATCGACCTGTCGGTGGGCTCGGTGCTGGCGCTGGGCGCGTCGGTCGTGAGCGTCGCGGCGCTGAAGTGGCAGCTCGGTCCGTTCGCGGCGGCGGTGCTAGGTCTCGCCGCGGCGGCGCTGACGGGCACGGTCACGGGCGCGGTGACGGTGGGCTGGCGAATTCCGTCGTTCATCGTGTCGCTCGGCGTGCTGGAAGCGGCGCGCGGGCTGGCTTACCAGATGACGAATTCGCGCACCGCCTATATCGGCGACGCGTTCGACTTCCTGTCCAACCCGATCGCCGTCGGTATTTCGCCGGCCTTCCTGATCGCGGTGGCCGTGATGATCATCGCGCAACTGGTGCTCACGCGCACGGTGTTCGGCCGCTATCTGGTCGGCATCGGCACGAACGAGGAAGCGGTGCGGCTCGCGGGCGTGAACCCGAAGCCGTACAAGGTGATCGTATTTGCATTGATGGGCGCGCTGTCCGGGCTCGCGGCGCTGTTTCAGATTTCGCGTCTGGAAGCGGCCGACCCGAACGCGGGTGCCGGGGTGGAACTGCAGGTGATCGCGGCCGTCGTGATCGGCGGCACGAGTCTGATGGGCGGGCGCGGCTCGGTGATCAGCACGTTTTTCGGCGTGTTGATCATTTCGGTGCTGGCGGCGGGCCTCGCGCAGATCGGCGCGAACGAGCCGACCAAGCGGATCATCACGGGCGCCGTGATCGTGGTCGCGGTCGTGCTGGACACGTATCGCAGCAGGCGCAAGCGCAGTTGA
- a CDS encoding LacI family DNA-binding transcriptional regulator: MATIKDVAAIAGVSFTTVSHVVNNTRPVSADVRSKVELAIRQLNYVPSAVARSLKARSTATIGLVVPNSTNPYFAEMARGIEDGCARNGYCLFFCNSDDDPAKQRNYLRVLQEKRIDGLIVASAGDDATLAKTLADSREPLVIVDRNIEGISADLVQIDHEKGAYLATRHLLQLGHSKIGCITGPVETAVSAMRVHGFIRAMAERGIEIAPNGIVESDFSGSGGYRAAGQLFDTVQPTAIFAGNDMMGIGALRAAAERGLRVPQDVSVIGFDDIELGRFTYPALSTVGQSVRALGEMAAQTLIERISGTPAGAPTGAGFRRRVIAPRLILRESTAAFAGARRGAKAA, encoded by the coding sequence ATGGCGACGATCAAGGATGTGGCGGCCATAGCCGGCGTGTCGTTCACGACGGTGTCGCATGTCGTGAACAATACGCGGCCGGTGTCGGCGGATGTGCGCTCGAAGGTCGAACTGGCGATCCGCCAGCTCAACTACGTGCCGTCCGCCGTCGCGCGGTCGCTGAAGGCACGCTCGACGGCGACGATCGGGCTCGTCGTGCCGAACAGCACGAACCCGTATTTCGCGGAAATGGCGCGCGGGATCGAGGATGGTTGCGCGCGCAATGGCTATTGCCTGTTCTTCTGCAACTCGGACGACGATCCGGCGAAGCAACGCAATTATTTGCGGGTGCTGCAGGAAAAGCGCATCGACGGGTTGATCGTCGCATCGGCGGGCGATGACGCGACGCTTGCCAAGACGCTGGCCGATTCGCGCGAGCCGCTGGTGATCGTCGACCGGAACATCGAAGGCATATCCGCCGATCTCGTGCAGATCGACCACGAAAAGGGCGCTTACCTCGCGACGCGCCATCTGCTGCAACTCGGACACTCGAAGATCGGCTGCATCACGGGCCCGGTCGAGACGGCCGTCAGCGCGATGCGCGTGCATGGCTTCATCCGCGCGATGGCCGAACGCGGCATCGAGATCGCGCCGAACGGCATCGTCGAAAGTGACTTCTCGGGCAGCGGCGGCTACCGCGCGGCGGGGCAACTCTTCGACACCGTACAGCCGACGGCAATCTTCGCGGGCAACGACATGATGGGCATCGGCGCGCTGCGCGCGGCGGCCGAACGCGGCCTGCGCGTGCCGCAGGACGTGTCGGTGATCGGTTTCGACGATATCGAACTGGGGCGCTTCACGTACCCGGCGCTGTCGACGGTCGGCCAGTCGGTGCGCGCGCTCGGCGAAATGGCGGCGCAGACGCTGATCGAGCGGATCAGCGGCACGCCGGCGGGCGCGCCCACGGGCGCCGGGTTCCGGCGCCGCGTGATCGCGCCGCGCCTGATCCTGCGCGAATCGACGGCGGCTTTTGCGGGTGCGCGTCGCGGGGCCAAAGCGGCCTGA
- the rbsK gene encoding ribokinase: MATNEARGHVTVVGSLNMDLVARAPRLPQPGETLAGHAFAQVAGGKGGNQAVAAARLGAQVSMLGCVGADANGAQLRAGLEAEGIDCAALETSATAPTGVALIIVDDGSQNAIVIIAGSNGEVTPATLARHEAALAAAQVVICQLETPPAAVHAALAAARRLAKTVILNPAPATGPLPADWLPLIDYLIPNELEAATLTGLPVTSPAEANAAADALRRAGARNVIVTIGAQGVVAALGEAAPQHFDAPRVKAVDTTAAGDTFIGGFAAQLARGADVADAIRFAQRAASISVTRAGAQPSIPTRAEVGGA, translated from the coding sequence GTGGCAACGAATGAAGCGCGCGGCCACGTAACCGTGGTCGGCAGTCTGAATATGGATCTCGTCGCACGTGCGCCGCGCCTGCCGCAGCCCGGCGAAACGCTCGCGGGCCACGCGTTCGCGCAGGTCGCGGGCGGCAAGGGCGGCAATCAGGCCGTCGCCGCGGCCCGCCTCGGCGCGCAGGTGTCGATGCTCGGCTGTGTAGGCGCCGATGCGAACGGCGCGCAACTGCGCGCGGGCCTCGAAGCGGAAGGCATCGACTGCGCGGCGCTGGAGACGAGCGCGACGGCGCCGACAGGCGTCGCGCTCATCATCGTCGACGACGGCAGCCAGAACGCGATCGTCATCATCGCGGGCAGCAACGGCGAGGTGACGCCCGCGACGCTCGCGCGGCATGAAGCCGCGCTGGCGGCGGCGCAGGTCGTGATCTGCCAGCTGGAGACGCCGCCCGCCGCCGTGCATGCGGCGCTGGCCGCCGCGCGACGGCTCGCCAAGACCGTCATTCTTAACCCCGCACCCGCTACGGGCCCGCTGCCCGCAGACTGGCTGCCTCTCATCGACTATCTGATTCCGAACGAACTCGAAGCCGCGACGCTGACGGGCTTGCCTGTCACGTCTCCCGCTGAGGCGAACGCCGCCGCCGACGCATTGCGCCGCGCTGGCGCCCGCAATGTGATCGTCACGATCGGCGCGCAGGGCGTCGTGGCCGCGCTCGGCGAGGCGGCGCCACAGCATTTCGATGCACCGCGCGTCAAGGCCGTCGATACGACGGCTGCAGGCGACACGTTCATCGGCGGCTTTGCCGCGCAACTGGCGCGCGGCGCGGATGTCGCCGACGCGATCCGCTTCGCGCAGCGCGCCGCGTCGATTTCGGTGACGCGCGCCGGGGCGCAGCCGTCCATTCCTACCCGCGCCGAAGTCGGCGGCGCCTGA
- a CDS encoding methyl-accepting chemotaxis protein: MNKGITIKARIGLTMAFLAALLVAIGLLGLFGLSRSNESMRDMYTNQMPSAVDIGNAEIYAARERLALDRAAFMIGTPEAASTLERARSMRTLSDEWWKRYLSLPRESEEDRLAQEASSKRDALHQVMESFYAIVSANDQPKILDGAKRLQAAYNDLSTADDTLRKYQFEQAKDGFDSAQSSFSTFRVFSIIGLAAGVLAALFSYFTLRGAIARPLSEALGHFDAIASGDLRRPIVPTSRDEMGQLIEGIGKMQRSLTETVRSVRSGSESIATATRQIAAGNIDLSSRTEEQASALQETASSMEELTGTVKQNADNARQASALAANASDIANKGSSVVGQVVGTMGDINQSSAKIADIIAIIEGIAFQTNILALNAAVEAARAGEEGRGFAVVAGEVRSLAQRSSAAAKEIKELIDTSVERVQAGSALVDEAGRTMTEIISAVQRVTDIMGEIAAASEEQSSGIDQVARAVTQMDEVTQQNAALVEEAAAAASSLEEQAAKLRTTVSVFQVDEAAGAFTATPAKRATRHAAPVSAPRRVAPSMPAVNPAPAAPAAASASAPARAAAAPQKAAATSDADWETF; the protein is encoded by the coding sequence ATGAATAAGGGCATCACCATCAAGGCGCGAATCGGCCTGACGATGGCTTTTCTCGCCGCGTTGCTGGTCGCGATCGGCCTTCTCGGGCTGTTCGGCCTGAGCCGCTCGAACGAATCGATGCGCGACATGTACACGAACCAGATGCCGAGTGCCGTCGATATCGGCAACGCCGAGATCTATGCGGCGCGCGAGCGTCTCGCGCTGGATCGCGCGGCGTTCATGATCGGCACGCCGGAAGCGGCTTCGACGCTGGAGCGCGCCCGTTCGATGCGTACATTGTCGGATGAATGGTGGAAACGGTATCTGTCGCTGCCGCGCGAAAGCGAAGAAGATCGCCTCGCGCAGGAAGCCTCGAGCAAGCGGGACGCGCTGCATCAGGTGATGGAGTCCTTCTACGCAATCGTTAGCGCAAACGATCAACCGAAAATTCTCGACGGCGCGAAGCGTCTGCAAGCCGCCTACAACGACCTCTCCACGGCCGACGACACGCTGCGCAAATACCAGTTCGAACAGGCAAAAGACGGCTTCGACAGCGCGCAGTCGAGTTTCTCGACGTTCCGCGTGTTCAGCATCATCGGACTCGCCGCGGGCGTGCTCGCCGCGCTGTTCTCATACTTCACGCTGCGCGGTGCGATTGCGCGGCCGCTGTCGGAAGCGCTTGGGCACTTCGACGCGATCGCCTCGGGCGATCTGCGCCGTCCCATCGTCCCGACCTCGCGTGACGAAATGGGCCAGCTGATCGAAGGCATCGGCAAGATGCAGCGCAGCCTGACGGAGACGGTTCGTTCCGTGCGTTCGGGGAGCGAGTCGATCGCCACGGCCACGCGCCAGATCGCGGCGGGCAATATCGACCTGTCGTCGCGCACGGAAGAACAGGCCTCGGCGCTGCAGGAAACGGCATCGAGCATGGAAGAGCTCACGGGCACCGTGAAGCAGAACGCCGACAATGCTCGCCAGGCGAGCGCGCTCGCGGCGAACGCGTCGGATATCGCCAACAAGGGCAGCTCGGTGGTCGGCCAGGTGGTCGGCACCATGGGTGACATCAACCAGAGCTCGGCGAAGATCGCGGACATCATCGCGATCATCGAAGGCATTGCGTTCCAGACCAACATCCTCGCGTTGAACGCGGCCGTCGAAGCGGCCCGCGCGGGCGAGGAAGGCCGCGGCTTCGCGGTGGTCGCGGGCGAAGTGCGCAGCCTTGCGCAGCGCTCGTCGGCGGCGGCAAAGGAGATCAAGGAACTGATCGATACGTCGGTCGAGCGCGTGCAGGCGGGCTCGGCGCTGGTCGACGAAGCGGGCCGCACGATGACGGAGATCATCAGCGCGGTGCAGCGCGTGACCGACATCATGGGCGAAATCGCGGCCGCATCCGAGGAGCAGAGCAGCGGCATCGACCAGGTGGCCCGCGCCGTCACGCAGATGGACGAAGTGACGCAGCAGAACGCGGCGCTCGTCGAGGAAGCGGCGGCGGCTGCGTCGTCGCTGGAAGAGCAGGCGGCCAAGCTGCGCACGACCGTTTCCGTGTTCCAGGTCGACGAGGCGGCCGGCGCATTCACCGCCACGCCGGCGAAGCGCGCCACGCGTCACGCCGCGCCTGTCAGCGCGCCCCGCAGGGTCGCGCCGTCGATGCCCGCGGTGAACCCGGCGCCCGCCGCGCCGGCCGCCGCGTCCGCATCCGCGCCCGCCCGTGCGGCCGCGGCGCCGCAAAAAGCGGCGGCGACATCGGATGCGGATTGGGAAACTTTCTGA